The following proteins are co-located in the Malassezia restricta chromosome II, complete sequence genome:
- a CDS encoding RasGEF, whose product MKHIQRRGLSRSRSSSSSSFSSSSSSTTSDTWRDDGLDELLYKSLWNKSVMSDVRDQDLNDLLSQNPVFYTTKQENDVETCMKMLIHDERCPVAGANVCGLISTLCHTENGPASLFTQIFLRNFRTFCSPRNCLRSIIQKYEMAEDNAHRERILSILVVWVRDYWDTVQDSPILNDFLDFSRRTSLTYQSKSVQELEFTSNWLLRSRHLPTSPQVYDITQHTLRTQGSSVPPLSIVSRSLLNALKNSSSIWEVPILEFDPLELARQITLCENTLFCAIDPFEPMYPVETDVPGSLCPQYIRKMTKMSTQLTSWISQCILRETNLKQRTLVLRFFILFAEASYKLQNFNLLMEILGALGSSNLHRLKKTWKGLPPRKIAKFEFLSQLMDPARNFSAYRTCLHNAQGPTLPFLGLILTDITFAKEGNPVQRVFPGLDFPLVNLARFYQLKQILRDFQKFQKPYSISPVPEIQTFIRGIYEDGRHRTPSEYFAENEQFYYRSLELEPRMAAPMNVPASPRSPGSRMFVRTLTALRNSSETLSLSANNRSDSRSR is encoded by the coding sequence ATGAAACATATTCAACGCCGTGGATTATCGCGATCTAGAAgctcttcctcctcatcTTTTTCAtcctcctcgtcttcaACAACGTCGGATACATGGCGAGATGATGGATTAGATGAATTACTGTACAAGTCTCTCTGGAACAAATCGGTCATGTCTGATGTGCGTGACCAGGATTTAAATGATCTACTTTCACAGAACCCTGTGTTCTACACAACAAAACAAGAAAATGATGTGGAAACTTGCATGAAAATGCTCATTCATGACGAACGGTGCCCTGTAGCAGGTGCCAATGTGTGTGGTCTCATCTCTACCTTGTGTCACACGGAGAACGGACCAGCTTCTCTTTTTACGCAGATCTTTCTCAGGAACTTCCGAACGTTTTGCTCTCCAAGAAATTGTCTAAGGAGTATTATACAAAAATACGAAATGGCAGAAGACAATGCCCACCGAGAACGTATCCTTAGCATACTTGTCGTATGGGTTCGTGATTATTGGGATACGGTACAGGACTCTCCCATTTTAAATGACTTCCTAGATTTTTCACGCCGGACATCTCTCACTTATCAATCAAAGAGTGTCCAAGAGCTCGAATTCACAAGCAACTGGCTTCTTCGCTCAAGACATTTGCCAACATCACCACAAGTTTACGACATCACGCAACACACGTTACGAACCCAAGGATCAAGTGTGCCACCTCTTTCCATTGTCTCTCGTTCATTGTTAAATGCACTAAAAAACTCTTCTTCTATATGGGAGGTACCTATTTTAGAGTTTGATCCATTGGAACTTGCGCGTCAAATCACTTTGTGTGAAAACACTCTGTTTTGTGCGATTGATCCTTTTGAGCCCATGTATCCCGTCGAAACAGACGTACCGGGCTCTTTGTGTCCACAATATATTCGCAAAATGACGAAGATGTCCACACAGCTGACGAGCTGGATCAGTCAGTGCATTTTGCGTGAAACCAATTTGAAACAACGCACATTAGTCCTCCGTTTCTTCATCTTATTCGCTGAAGCGAGCTACAAGCTACAAAACTTCAATCTGTTAATGGAAATCTTAGGTGCGCTTGGCTCAAGCAACCTTCACCGTCTTAAGAAAACGTGGAAAGGATTGCCTCCCCGCAAGATTGCCAAGTTTGAGTTTTTGAGTCAGCTAATGGATCCTGCGCGCAATTTTAGCGCCTACCGCACCTGCTTACACAACGCGCAAGGACCAACTCTACCGTTTCTTGGTCTGATTCTGACAGATATAACATTCGCAAAAGAAGGCAATCCTGTTCAACGTGTGTTTCCTGGCCTTGATTTTCCTCTAGTCAACCTCGCGCGATTTTACCAGCTGAAACAAATTTTACGCGACTTTCAAAAATTTCAGAAACCCTATTCAATCTCACCTGTGCCAGAGATCCAGACTTTTATCCGAGGCATCTATGAAGATGGACGGCATCGCACACCATCTGAATACTTTGCCGAAAATGAGCAGTTCTACTATCGCAGTTTGGAGCTGGAGCCTCGTATGGCGGCGCCTATGAACGTGCCTGCTTCCCCTCGCTCCCCAGGCTCTCGCATGTTTGTACGCACGCTGACTGCTTTACGAAACTCATCCGAGACACTTTCTTTGTCTGCGAACAATCGTTCTGATTCGCGCAGTCGCTGA
- a CDS encoding solute carrier family 25, member 38, which yields MSSQNGDRQRSIPAWKTLGVGGTAGLASCVLLQPMDLLKTRMQQERTVGQAPLSAMKRLVRAYKSVVDTSGYRGLWRGTVPTIARNVPGVAAYFYTLNQLRWFVAKWQIPMLSIRGATNASLSGQTSTMARLSNTGNILTGAITRVSIGLVLNPISIVKARFESNHFTQDAYPTLWTSFRTLYKDGGLKGLFRGFSATALRDAPYAGLYLALYEQHKTWLGRLSRTGTGSWWVVSTSGLCAGTLATILTHPFDILKTRLQTTPAHLLHSTANGQMKLSLFATARHILSSDGWQAFCDGLGLRCARKAASSMIGWSIFEIGHRWVSIT from the coding sequence ATGTCCTCCCAGAATGGGGACAGGCAGCGCTCGATCCCCGCATGGAAGACGCTCGGGGTGGGTGGCACTGCTGGACTTGCATCTTGTGTCTTGCTTCAACCCATGGACCTGCTCAAGACACGCATGCAGCAGGAACGAACAGTGGGCCAAGCGCCATTATCTGCCATGAAACGGCTCGTGCGAGCTTACAAGTCGGTGGTTGATACGTCAGGATACCGTGGTCTATGGCGTGGAACAGTACCTACTATAGCAAGAAATGTACCTGGAGTGGCAGCATACTTTTATACCTTGAATCAATTGCGCTGGTTCGTTGCAAAATGGCAAATACCCATGTTATCTATCCGTGGCGCTACGAACGCATCGCTGAGCGGTCAGACATCGACAATGGCGCGTCTCTCCAACACAGGTAATATTTTAACAGGAGCTATAACTCGAGTGTCTATTGGATTAGTCCTCAATCCTATTTCGATTGTTAAAGCACGCTTTGAATCAAATCACTTTACTCAGGACGCATACCCTACTTTATGGACTTCTTTTCGCACGCTGTATAAAGATGGTGGCTTGAAAGGGCTCTTCCGTGGATTTTCCGCTACGGCACTGCGAGATGCACCTTATGCAGGCTTGTACCTTGCACTTTATGAACAGCACAAGACATGGCTAGGCCGTCTCTCACGGACCGGTACAGGCTCATGGTGGGTTGTAAGCACCAGTGGGCTGTGCGCAGGAACACTGGCGACAATCCTGACGCACCCGTTCGATATTCTCAAAACACGTTTGCAAACAACGCCAGCCCATTTGTTGCACAGCACTGCCAACGGCCAAATGAAGCTTAGTCTATTTGCTACCGCCCGGCATATCCTTAGCTCAGATGGCTGGCAAGCCTTTTGTGATGGTCTGGGCCTGCGCTGTGCTCGAAAAGCCGCCAGCAGTATGATTGGCTGGTCAATCTTCGAGATAGGTCATCGATGGGTATCTATTACTTAG